Proteins found in one Triticum aestivum cultivar Chinese Spring chromosome 4D, IWGSC CS RefSeq v2.1, whole genome shotgun sequence genomic segment:
- the LOC123096120 gene encoding glycosyltransferase family 92 protein RCOM_0530710 produces MAHHRRRSCLRRVLTIAGGVSAGLLLLAGGHTYGHGQLFSPSLLPLGLGADCSPSFAPPPFAPPPSALSPLPPYLLSDLEADASPPQPEANLPRRLLPIHRSPPCLPSNSESGADRSPPQHDDADAVLLPDWEVLLLADAELGGGAGNGKATCAFQGGASSPASALGRLPGSARHGYVCPMPEPVRSLQPLQAPLLLPTSAASADCPGRTSLLNWSGPIAFSSATLDSGDVLIFAKGVNHAAGGVRCIYRHCGDAHGHGVVASFPAITSVQQVTRCPAPPMHLNSRNAELRVTVAATGEDPIPSIATYRPQQSQSGLVVTPARKKLICACTMVHNVSKFLREWVLYHAAVGVEHFFLYDNGSQDDFADQVAQLRSAGISITTVPWPWIKMQEAGFSHSAAMHQSSCKWMAFIDVDEFIFSPNWKGSEKPSKSMLEALLPVDPDVGQVYLWCFDFAPSGQTSHPQEGVIQGYTCRRKIILRHKSLVLLAAVNHSLENAIHHFTLKDGFRSIRNLQARVNHYKYQAWSEFKHKFKRRVSAYVADWRDPINLQSADRAPGLGLDGVEPVDWAQRYCDVKDNLLQQLSARWFGNGLATLGSQDT; encoded by the coding sequence ATGGCTCATCATCGACGCCGCAGCTGCCTGCGCCGTGTCCTCACCATCGCCGGCGGTGTGTCAGCCGGCCTCCTCCTGCTCGCCGGCGGCCATACCTACGGCCACGGCCAGCTCTTCTCGCCGTCCTTGCTGCCCCTCGGCCTCGGCGCCGACTGCTCGCCGTCCTTCGCCCCGCCCCCCTTCGCCCCGCCGCCCTCCGCCCTCTCGCCGCTGCCGCCCTACCTCCTGTCGGACTTGGAGGCCGACGCCTCGCCCCCGCAGCCGGAAGCCAACCTCCCGCGGCGCCTTCTGCCCATCCACCGATCGCCGCCCTGCCTCCCCTCGAACTCGGAATCGGGGGCCGACCGCTCGCCGCCGCAGCACGACGACGCTGATGCCGTCTTGCTCCCGGACTGGGAGGTCCTTCTCTTGGCTGACGCCGAGcttggcggcggcgcgggcaaTGGGAAGGCGACGTGCGCCTTCCAGGGTGGGGCGTCATCCCCGGCGAGCGCGCTCGGGAGGCTGCCGGGGTCGGCCCGCCACGGCTACGTCTGCCCAATGCCCGAGCCTGTCCGGAGCCTCCAGCCGCTCCAAGCGCCATTGCTGCTCCCCACCTCCGCTGCCTCTGCTGATTGCCCTGGCCGCACGTCGTTGCTGAATTGGAGCGGCCCGATCGCCTTCAGCTCTGCAACTCTCGACAGTGGCGATGTCCTTATCTTTGCAAAGGGCGTCAACCATGCCGCTGGCGGAGTCCGGTGCATCTATCGCCACTGCGGCGACGCCCATGGCCATGGCGTGGTGGCCTCCTTCCCGGCCATCACGTCCGTACAGCAGGTTACCCGGTGCCCTGCTCCACCGATGCATCTCAACTCCAGGAACGCAGAGTTGCGTGTCACGGTGGCAGCCACCGGCGAAGATCCCATCCCCTCAATTGCAACTTATCGCCCACAGCAGAGTCAGAGTGGCTTGGTGGTGACACCGGCCCGAAAGAAGTTGATTTGCGCTTGCACTATGGTCCACAATGTGTCCAAGTTTCTTCGCGAGTGGGTGCTGTACCATGCCGCTGTCGGGGTGGAGCACTTCTTCCTGTATGACAATGGAAGTCAAGATGACTTCGCAGATCAAGTCGCTCAGTTGAGGTCAGCCGGAATCAGCATCACTACCGTGCCTTGGCCGTGGATCAAAATGCAGGAAGCTGGCTTCTCCCATTCTGCTGCAATGCACCAGAGTTCTTGCAAGTGGATGGCATTCATAGATGTCGATGAATTCATTTTTTCGCCAAACTGGAAAGGATCCGAGAAACCGTCAAAATCAATGCTTGAAGCGCTTCTTCCCGTCGATCCAGACGTCGGGCAGGTGTATCTGTGGTGCTTTGATTTTGCTCCCTCTGGCCAAACATCACACCCACAGGAGGGTGTCATCCAAGGATACACATGCCGTCGAAAGATTATTCTGCGGCACAAATCGCTCGTTCTTCTTGCTGCGGTGAACCATTCTTTGGAGAATGCAATACACCATTTCACGCTCAAGGATGGTTTTAGAAGCATACGGAACTTGCAGGCGCGGGTCAACCATTATAAATACCAGGCATGGAGTGAGTTCAAGCATAAGTTCAAACGGCGAGTGTCCGCCTACGTGGCTGACTGGAGAGATCCGATCAACCTTCAGTCCGCTGATCGGGCCCCCGGCTTAGGACTTGACGGAGTTGAACCGGTTGATTGGGCGCAAAGGTATTGCGACGTCAAGGACAATCTGCTTCAGCAGTTGAGCGCAAGATGGTTTGGTAATGGATTGGCAACTCTGGGATCTCAGGATACTTAG